One Chanodichthys erythropterus isolate Z2021 chromosome 10, ASM2448905v1, whole genome shotgun sequence DNA segment encodes these proteins:
- the rbm20 gene encoding RNA-binding protein 20 isoform X1, which translates to MKQTWDKGVFENGQLKDPGNVGKASVEHLQSTSGEKLDNKSAPLGGAHGGVGQNLLLSPASLQLAQLQAQLTLHRLKLAQTTNTAAAATVLNQVLSNVAMSQPLFNHLRGSSMAQAHSGAFPPPPIAFPPPNTALGQLVGGGFTPHPTGIRPTTYSGVSNQKASQHNDFGKKAGTYSTDTDRRLQFGYLGGTSVVASKPCDGGQYGGVTTQPRNNVHSNFQRDFYSSETPVQQTGFMGGSNDQNLGSVSSSANKEQWKGPNNLGKLDMGTGTGSGGWVPPGPGFVGQRAELYNPEEPTADPKFNSTCGPGTGPPIGQQGGFQQQPQVSQGEEGVTLSLQPHQFNDYHGTTPSHLPHQCTICEKKVYNLKDWDQHVKGKLHLQNCSLYTESPTLEAVHFPVSSEGCLNMALSNTMAYTSAASQDVSTGSASYLPATAMKSFPLSGPGFTPGAKFLQRKACPGRVVHICNLPEGSCTENDVINLGLPFGKVTNYILMRSTHQAFLEMAYVEAAQAMVQYYQLQPATINGQKLLIRMSKRYKELQLKKPGKDVDSIIQDINSQRERDEMQETDRYLPERARSRSPISRSLSPRSHSPSFTSCSSAHSPLGPSCRPDWSNGMGPRRASWDWTSHSRGDEDPNERDDWRNDEEERANGWLSERRKLYFKTGDRISPRMGPGDERGRDWYPRGSPQGSSFSSYHSIDDFYKKDSLYKTDKLSRPQHPRHEGKTKRREGGDYHRPRHSESDVTDDTSSNRIAEDRGRSKRSSRKQDKEEKESENQKEEYRAKERSASPHNSKPVESSKCDRDGDSEGLGSGDDGEEESWYPKCMEELVTVDEVGGEDDSIIEPDLPDLQEEERRVEPGQSTTESPKPNAKTPTGGEDTVVDPPILPPLDLVPEESSGGSQSCPGETPLKSSAPEQPVSQLNQFPSQEFKSALEESCTATNMDTQTNTATPAGPPNHSSTCESGKVTDTSTDERKAAEMDKKEPCLKQDSQKKDIPDSLPTPSPQTTDTSAVSPSQDQEKAIGEHSIPLGVEFIVPRTGFYCNLCGLFYTSEQTAKTSHCRSTIHYRNLQKYLSQLAEESLLNFHTESPNTD; encoded by the exons TACCTCAGGAGAAAAGCTTGATAATAAGTCTGCTCCTCTGGGTGGTGCTCATGGTGGAGTGGGTCAGAACCTGCTGCTGAGTCCTGCCAGTCTTCAGTTGGCTCAGCTTCAGGCCCAGCTCACACTTCACCGCCTCAAACTCGCCCAGACCACTAATACTGCAGCTGCAGCCACTGTCCTAAATCAGGTCCTTTCCAATGTGGCCATGTCCCAGCCTCTCTTCAACCATCTTCGGGGTTCAAGTATGGCCCAGGCCCACAGTGGGGCTTTTCCGCCTCCACCCATAGCCTTCCCACCCCCAAATACTGCCCTAGGACAACTGGTTGGTGGTGGCTTTACCCCACATCCCACTGGGATCAGGCCCACCACCTACAGTGGGGTGTCCAACCAGAAAGCTAGTCAGCACAATGATTTTGGCAAGAAGGCTGGAACATATTCGACAGACACGGACCGTCGCTTGCAATTTGGATATCTGGGAGGTACTTCAGTGGTTGCTAGCAAACCATGTGATGGAGGACAGTATGGTGGAGTCACTACACAACCCAGAAACAATGTCCACAGCAATTTTCAAAGAGACTTCTACTCCTCAGAAACCCCAGTACAACAAACTGGTTTCATGGGAGGAAGCAATGATCAGAATCTGGGATCGGTTTCTTCATCAGCCAATAAGGAGCAATGGAAAGGTCCGAACAACTTAGGAAAGTTGGATATGGGTACAGGAACAGGTTCTGGTGGTTGGGTACCACCCGGACCAGGGTTTGTGGGTCAGAGGGCAGAGTTGTATAACCCTGAGGAACCCACAGCAGATCCTAAGTTCAACTCTACATGTGGCCCAGGGACTGGCCCACCCATCGGGCAGCAAGGGGGATTTCAACAGCAGCCACAGGTTTCCCAGGGGGAAGAAGGGGTGACCTTGTCATTACAACCCCACCAGTTCAATGATTATCATGGGACGACACCTTCACACCTACCCCATCAGTGCACCATTTGTGAGAAGAAGGTTTacaacttgaag GACTGGGACCAGCATGTGAAGGGCAAGTTACATCTGCAGAACTGTTCGCTATACACTGAAAG CCCGACGCTCGAAGCAGTGCACTTTCCAGTGTCGTCCGAAGGATGTCTGAACATGGCATTGAGTAACACTATGGCATACACATCAGCTGCCAGTCAAG ATGTTTCAACTGGAAGTGCTTCATATTTGCCTGCCACAGCCATGaagtcatttcctctctcagggCCAGGATTTACTCCAGGGGCAAAG TTTCTTCAGCGTAAGGCATGTCCTGGGCGTGTCGTCCATATCTGTAACCTCCCAGAGGGCAGCTGCACGGAGAATGATGTCATCAACTTGGGGCTGCCCTTCGGCAAAGTGACCAACTACATCCTCATGCGCTCGACGCATCAG GCTTTTCTTGAAATGGCATACGTGGAGGCGGCACAGGCTATGGTGCAATACTACCAGCTGCAGCCGGCCACAATCAATGGGCAGAAACTCCTGATCCGCATGTCCAAGAGATACAAGGAGCTGCAGTTGAAG AAACCAGGTAAAGATGTTGATTCTATAATCCAAGACATCAATTCTCAGAGAGAGCGAGATGAGATGCAGGAGACTGACAG GTATCTACCAGAACGTGCAAGATCTCGTAGCCCCATCAGTCGTTCTCTGAGTCCGCGCTCCCACAGTCCGAGCTTCACTTCATGCAGTTCTGCTCACAGTCCACTGGGGCCTTCCTGTCGGCCTGACTGGAGCAACGGCATGGGGCCCCGCCGGGCCTCTTGGGACTGGACGTCCCATTCCCGTGGTGATGAGGACCCCAACGAGAGAGACGACTGGAGGAATGATGAAGAGGAGAGAGCCAACGGATGGCTGTCCGAGCGCAGGAAATTGTACTTTAAAACAGGGGACAGGATCAGCCCTCGTATGGGGCCCGGGGACGAGCGGGGCAGGGACTGGTACCCTCGCGGAAGTCCTCAGggttcctccttctcctcctacCACTCTATAGATGACTTTTACAAGAAAGACTCACTATACAAGACTGATAAACTGAGCAGGCCGCAACATCCGAGACATGAAGGGAAAACTAAGAGAAGGGAAGGTGGCGACTATCACAGGCCACGACACTCCGAGTCAGACGTGACGGACGACACAAGCTCCAACCGGATAGCTGAAGACAGAGGACGCAGCAAGAGGTCGAGCCGGAAACAAGATAAGGAGGAGAAAGAGTCCGAAAATCAG AAGGAAGAATATAGAGCCAAAGAAAGATCGGCGTCTCCTCACAACAGCAAACCTGTAGAGTCCTCAAAGTGTGACAGAGACGGTGACAGCGAG GGATTGGGAAGTGGAGAtgatggagaggaggagagcTGGTATCCTAAATGCATGGAGGAACTGGTGACCGTAGATGAAGTCGGAGGAGAGGATGACTCTATAATTGAACCTGATCTACCTGACCTTCAAGAGGAGGAACGGAGAGTTGAGCCCGGTCAGTCAACGACAGAGAGCCCTAAACCAAATGCAAAGACCCCAACAGGAGGCGAGGACACCGTGGTGGACCCTCCTATCCTTCCACCACTGGATTTGGTCCCAGAAGAGAGCTCTGGAGGTTCTCAGTCCTGCCCCGGAGAGACGCCCCTAAAGTCATCTGCCCCAGAGCAGCCTGTCTCTCAACTCAACCAGTTCCCGTCCCAGGAGTTCAAGAGCGCTTTGGAGGAGTCCTGCACCGCCACTAATATGGATACACAGACCAACACAGCCACACCAGCTGGGCCTCCAAACCACAGCAGCACATGTGAGAGCGGGAAAGTGACAGACACGAGTACTGACGAGAGAAAAGCGGCAGAAATGGACAAGAAAGAACCGTGTCTCAAACAGGACAGTCAAAAGAAAG ATATTCCTGACTCATTACCGACCCCTTCACCTCAGACGACAGACACCTCTGCCGTGTCTCCCTCTCAGGATCAGGAGAAAGCCATCGGCGAACACAGCATACCGTTAG GTGTGGAGTTCATTGTGCCAAGGACAGGATTTTATTGCAACCTGTGTGGCTTGTTTTACACCAGCGAACAAACAGCCAAGACGTCACACTGTCGGAGTACAATTCACTACAGGAACCTACAG aaGTATCTATCGCAGCTGGCAGAGGAAAGTCTCTTGAACTTCCACACAGAGTCGCCAAACACTGATTGA
- the rbm20 gene encoding RNA-binding protein 20 isoform X2 encodes MSLESTSGEKLDNKSAPLGGAHGGVGQNLLLSPASLQLAQLQAQLTLHRLKLAQTTNTAAAATVLNQVLSNVAMSQPLFNHLRGSSMAQAHSGAFPPPPIAFPPPNTALGQLVGGGFTPHPTGIRPTTYSGVSNQKASQHNDFGKKAGTYSTDTDRRLQFGYLGGTSVVASKPCDGGQYGGVTTQPRNNVHSNFQRDFYSSETPVQQTGFMGGSNDQNLGSVSSSANKEQWKGPNNLGKLDMGTGTGSGGWVPPGPGFVGQRAELYNPEEPTADPKFNSTCGPGTGPPIGQQGGFQQQPQVSQGEEGVTLSLQPHQFNDYHGTTPSHLPHQCTICEKKVYNLKDWDQHVKGKLHLQNCSLYTESPTLEAVHFPVSSEGCLNMALSNTMAYTSAASQDVSTGSASYLPATAMKSFPLSGPGFTPGAKFLQRKACPGRVVHICNLPEGSCTENDVINLGLPFGKVTNYILMRSTHQAFLEMAYVEAAQAMVQYYQLQPATINGQKLLIRMSKRYKELQLKKPGKDVDSIIQDINSQRERDEMQETDRYLPERARSRSPISRSLSPRSHSPSFTSCSSAHSPLGPSCRPDWSNGMGPRRASWDWTSHSRGDEDPNERDDWRNDEEERANGWLSERRKLYFKTGDRISPRMGPGDERGRDWYPRGSPQGSSFSSYHSIDDFYKKDSLYKTDKLSRPQHPRHEGKTKRREGGDYHRPRHSESDVTDDTSSNRIAEDRGRSKRSSRKQDKEEKESENQKEEYRAKERSASPHNSKPVESSKCDRDGDSEGLGSGDDGEEESWYPKCMEELVTVDEVGGEDDSIIEPDLPDLQEEERRVEPGQSTTESPKPNAKTPTGGEDTVVDPPILPPLDLVPEESSGGSQSCPGETPLKSSAPEQPVSQLNQFPSQEFKSALEESCTATNMDTQTNTATPAGPPNHSSTCESGKVTDTSTDERKAAEMDKKEPCLKQDSQKKDIPDSLPTPSPQTTDTSAVSPSQDQEKAIGEHSIPLGVEFIVPRTGFYCNLCGLFYTSEQTAKTSHCRSTIHYRNLQKYLSQLAEESLLNFHTESPNTD; translated from the exons TACCTCAGGAGAAAAGCTTGATAATAAGTCTGCTCCTCTGGGTGGTGCTCATGGTGGAGTGGGTCAGAACCTGCTGCTGAGTCCTGCCAGTCTTCAGTTGGCTCAGCTTCAGGCCCAGCTCACACTTCACCGCCTCAAACTCGCCCAGACCACTAATACTGCAGCTGCAGCCACTGTCCTAAATCAGGTCCTTTCCAATGTGGCCATGTCCCAGCCTCTCTTCAACCATCTTCGGGGTTCAAGTATGGCCCAGGCCCACAGTGGGGCTTTTCCGCCTCCACCCATAGCCTTCCCACCCCCAAATACTGCCCTAGGACAACTGGTTGGTGGTGGCTTTACCCCACATCCCACTGGGATCAGGCCCACCACCTACAGTGGGGTGTCCAACCAGAAAGCTAGTCAGCACAATGATTTTGGCAAGAAGGCTGGAACATATTCGACAGACACGGACCGTCGCTTGCAATTTGGATATCTGGGAGGTACTTCAGTGGTTGCTAGCAAACCATGTGATGGAGGACAGTATGGTGGAGTCACTACACAACCCAGAAACAATGTCCACAGCAATTTTCAAAGAGACTTCTACTCCTCAGAAACCCCAGTACAACAAACTGGTTTCATGGGAGGAAGCAATGATCAGAATCTGGGATCGGTTTCTTCATCAGCCAATAAGGAGCAATGGAAAGGTCCGAACAACTTAGGAAAGTTGGATATGGGTACAGGAACAGGTTCTGGTGGTTGGGTACCACCCGGACCAGGGTTTGTGGGTCAGAGGGCAGAGTTGTATAACCCTGAGGAACCCACAGCAGATCCTAAGTTCAACTCTACATGTGGCCCAGGGACTGGCCCACCCATCGGGCAGCAAGGGGGATTTCAACAGCAGCCACAGGTTTCCCAGGGGGAAGAAGGGGTGACCTTGTCATTACAACCCCACCAGTTCAATGATTATCATGGGACGACACCTTCACACCTACCCCATCAGTGCACCATTTGTGAGAAGAAGGTTTacaacttgaag GACTGGGACCAGCATGTGAAGGGCAAGTTACATCTGCAGAACTGTTCGCTATACACTGAAAG CCCGACGCTCGAAGCAGTGCACTTTCCAGTGTCGTCCGAAGGATGTCTGAACATGGCATTGAGTAACACTATGGCATACACATCAGCTGCCAGTCAAG ATGTTTCAACTGGAAGTGCTTCATATTTGCCTGCCACAGCCATGaagtcatttcctctctcagggCCAGGATTTACTCCAGGGGCAAAG TTTCTTCAGCGTAAGGCATGTCCTGGGCGTGTCGTCCATATCTGTAACCTCCCAGAGGGCAGCTGCACGGAGAATGATGTCATCAACTTGGGGCTGCCCTTCGGCAAAGTGACCAACTACATCCTCATGCGCTCGACGCATCAG GCTTTTCTTGAAATGGCATACGTGGAGGCGGCACAGGCTATGGTGCAATACTACCAGCTGCAGCCGGCCACAATCAATGGGCAGAAACTCCTGATCCGCATGTCCAAGAGATACAAGGAGCTGCAGTTGAAG AAACCAGGTAAAGATGTTGATTCTATAATCCAAGACATCAATTCTCAGAGAGAGCGAGATGAGATGCAGGAGACTGACAG GTATCTACCAGAACGTGCAAGATCTCGTAGCCCCATCAGTCGTTCTCTGAGTCCGCGCTCCCACAGTCCGAGCTTCACTTCATGCAGTTCTGCTCACAGTCCACTGGGGCCTTCCTGTCGGCCTGACTGGAGCAACGGCATGGGGCCCCGCCGGGCCTCTTGGGACTGGACGTCCCATTCCCGTGGTGATGAGGACCCCAACGAGAGAGACGACTGGAGGAATGATGAAGAGGAGAGAGCCAACGGATGGCTGTCCGAGCGCAGGAAATTGTACTTTAAAACAGGGGACAGGATCAGCCCTCGTATGGGGCCCGGGGACGAGCGGGGCAGGGACTGGTACCCTCGCGGAAGTCCTCAGggttcctccttctcctcctacCACTCTATAGATGACTTTTACAAGAAAGACTCACTATACAAGACTGATAAACTGAGCAGGCCGCAACATCCGAGACATGAAGGGAAAACTAAGAGAAGGGAAGGTGGCGACTATCACAGGCCACGACACTCCGAGTCAGACGTGACGGACGACACAAGCTCCAACCGGATAGCTGAAGACAGAGGACGCAGCAAGAGGTCGAGCCGGAAACAAGATAAGGAGGAGAAAGAGTCCGAAAATCAG AAGGAAGAATATAGAGCCAAAGAAAGATCGGCGTCTCCTCACAACAGCAAACCTGTAGAGTCCTCAAAGTGTGACAGAGACGGTGACAGCGAG GGATTGGGAAGTGGAGAtgatggagaggaggagagcTGGTATCCTAAATGCATGGAGGAACTGGTGACCGTAGATGAAGTCGGAGGAGAGGATGACTCTATAATTGAACCTGATCTACCTGACCTTCAAGAGGAGGAACGGAGAGTTGAGCCCGGTCAGTCAACGACAGAGAGCCCTAAACCAAATGCAAAGACCCCAACAGGAGGCGAGGACACCGTGGTGGACCCTCCTATCCTTCCACCACTGGATTTGGTCCCAGAAGAGAGCTCTGGAGGTTCTCAGTCCTGCCCCGGAGAGACGCCCCTAAAGTCATCTGCCCCAGAGCAGCCTGTCTCTCAACTCAACCAGTTCCCGTCCCAGGAGTTCAAGAGCGCTTTGGAGGAGTCCTGCACCGCCACTAATATGGATACACAGACCAACACAGCCACACCAGCTGGGCCTCCAAACCACAGCAGCACATGTGAGAGCGGGAAAGTGACAGACACGAGTACTGACGAGAGAAAAGCGGCAGAAATGGACAAGAAAGAACCGTGTCTCAAACAGGACAGTCAAAAGAAAG ATATTCCTGACTCATTACCGACCCCTTCACCTCAGACGACAGACACCTCTGCCGTGTCTCCCTCTCAGGATCAGGAGAAAGCCATCGGCGAACACAGCATACCGTTAG GTGTGGAGTTCATTGTGCCAAGGACAGGATTTTATTGCAACCTGTGTGGCTTGTTTTACACCAGCGAACAAACAGCCAAGACGTCACACTGTCGGAGTACAATTCACTACAGGAACCTACAG aaGTATCTATCGCAGCTGGCAGAGGAAAGTCTCTTGAACTTCCACACAGAGTCGCCAAACACTGATTGA
- the rbm20 gene encoding RNA-binding protein 20 isoform X3, whose translation MSQPLFNHLRGSSMAQAHSGAFPPPPIAFPPPNTALGQLVGGGFTPHPTGIRPTTYSGVSNQKASQHNDFGKKAGTYSTDTDRRLQFGYLGGTSVVASKPCDGGQYGGVTTQPRNNVHSNFQRDFYSSETPVQQTGFMGGSNDQNLGSVSSSANKEQWKGPNNLGKLDMGTGTGSGGWVPPGPGFVGQRAELYNPEEPTADPKFNSTCGPGTGPPIGQQGGFQQQPQVSQGEEGVTLSLQPHQFNDYHGTTPSHLPHQCTICEKKVYNLKDWDQHVKGKLHLQNCSLYTESPTLEAVHFPVSSEGCLNMALSNTMAYTSAASQDVSTGSASYLPATAMKSFPLSGPGFTPGAKFLQRKACPGRVVHICNLPEGSCTENDVINLGLPFGKVTNYILMRSTHQAFLEMAYVEAAQAMVQYYQLQPATINGQKLLIRMSKRYKELQLKKPGKDVDSIIQDINSQRERDEMQETDRYLPERARSRSPISRSLSPRSHSPSFTSCSSAHSPLGPSCRPDWSNGMGPRRASWDWTSHSRGDEDPNERDDWRNDEEERANGWLSERRKLYFKTGDRISPRMGPGDERGRDWYPRGSPQGSSFSSYHSIDDFYKKDSLYKTDKLSRPQHPRHEGKTKRREGGDYHRPRHSESDVTDDTSSNRIAEDRGRSKRSSRKQDKEEKESENQKEEYRAKERSASPHNSKPVESSKCDRDGDSEGLGSGDDGEEESWYPKCMEELVTVDEVGGEDDSIIEPDLPDLQEEERRVEPGQSTTESPKPNAKTPTGGEDTVVDPPILPPLDLVPEESSGGSQSCPGETPLKSSAPEQPVSQLNQFPSQEFKSALEESCTATNMDTQTNTATPAGPPNHSSTCESGKVTDTSTDERKAAEMDKKEPCLKQDSQKKDIPDSLPTPSPQTTDTSAVSPSQDQEKAIGEHSIPLGVEFIVPRTGFYCNLCGLFYTSEQTAKTSHCRSTIHYRNLQKYLSQLAEESLLNFHTESPNTD comes from the exons ATGTCCCAGCCTCTCTTCAACCATCTTCGGGGTTCAAGTATGGCCCAGGCCCACAGTGGGGCTTTTCCGCCTCCACCCATAGCCTTCCCACCCCCAAATACTGCCCTAGGACAACTGGTTGGTGGTGGCTTTACCCCACATCCCACTGGGATCAGGCCCACCACCTACAGTGGGGTGTCCAACCAGAAAGCTAGTCAGCACAATGATTTTGGCAAGAAGGCTGGAACATATTCGACAGACACGGACCGTCGCTTGCAATTTGGATATCTGGGAGGTACTTCAGTGGTTGCTAGCAAACCATGTGATGGAGGACAGTATGGTGGAGTCACTACACAACCCAGAAACAATGTCCACAGCAATTTTCAAAGAGACTTCTACTCCTCAGAAACCCCAGTACAACAAACTGGTTTCATGGGAGGAAGCAATGATCAGAATCTGGGATCGGTTTCTTCATCAGCCAATAAGGAGCAATGGAAAGGTCCGAACAACTTAGGAAAGTTGGATATGGGTACAGGAACAGGTTCTGGTGGTTGGGTACCACCCGGACCAGGGTTTGTGGGTCAGAGGGCAGAGTTGTATAACCCTGAGGAACCCACAGCAGATCCTAAGTTCAACTCTACATGTGGCCCAGGGACTGGCCCACCCATCGGGCAGCAAGGGGGATTTCAACAGCAGCCACAGGTTTCCCAGGGGGAAGAAGGGGTGACCTTGTCATTACAACCCCACCAGTTCAATGATTATCATGGGACGACACCTTCACACCTACCCCATCAGTGCACCATTTGTGAGAAGAAGGTTTacaacttgaag GACTGGGACCAGCATGTGAAGGGCAAGTTACATCTGCAGAACTGTTCGCTATACACTGAAAG CCCGACGCTCGAAGCAGTGCACTTTCCAGTGTCGTCCGAAGGATGTCTGAACATGGCATTGAGTAACACTATGGCATACACATCAGCTGCCAGTCAAG ATGTTTCAACTGGAAGTGCTTCATATTTGCCTGCCACAGCCATGaagtcatttcctctctcagggCCAGGATTTACTCCAGGGGCAAAG TTTCTTCAGCGTAAGGCATGTCCTGGGCGTGTCGTCCATATCTGTAACCTCCCAGAGGGCAGCTGCACGGAGAATGATGTCATCAACTTGGGGCTGCCCTTCGGCAAAGTGACCAACTACATCCTCATGCGCTCGACGCATCAG GCTTTTCTTGAAATGGCATACGTGGAGGCGGCACAGGCTATGGTGCAATACTACCAGCTGCAGCCGGCCACAATCAATGGGCAGAAACTCCTGATCCGCATGTCCAAGAGATACAAGGAGCTGCAGTTGAAG AAACCAGGTAAAGATGTTGATTCTATAATCCAAGACATCAATTCTCAGAGAGAGCGAGATGAGATGCAGGAGACTGACAG GTATCTACCAGAACGTGCAAGATCTCGTAGCCCCATCAGTCGTTCTCTGAGTCCGCGCTCCCACAGTCCGAGCTTCACTTCATGCAGTTCTGCTCACAGTCCACTGGGGCCTTCCTGTCGGCCTGACTGGAGCAACGGCATGGGGCCCCGCCGGGCCTCTTGGGACTGGACGTCCCATTCCCGTGGTGATGAGGACCCCAACGAGAGAGACGACTGGAGGAATGATGAAGAGGAGAGAGCCAACGGATGGCTGTCCGAGCGCAGGAAATTGTACTTTAAAACAGGGGACAGGATCAGCCCTCGTATGGGGCCCGGGGACGAGCGGGGCAGGGACTGGTACCCTCGCGGAAGTCCTCAGggttcctccttctcctcctacCACTCTATAGATGACTTTTACAAGAAAGACTCACTATACAAGACTGATAAACTGAGCAGGCCGCAACATCCGAGACATGAAGGGAAAACTAAGAGAAGGGAAGGTGGCGACTATCACAGGCCACGACACTCCGAGTCAGACGTGACGGACGACACAAGCTCCAACCGGATAGCTGAAGACAGAGGACGCAGCAAGAGGTCGAGCCGGAAACAAGATAAGGAGGAGAAAGAGTCCGAAAATCAG AAGGAAGAATATAGAGCCAAAGAAAGATCGGCGTCTCCTCACAACAGCAAACCTGTAGAGTCCTCAAAGTGTGACAGAGACGGTGACAGCGAG GGATTGGGAAGTGGAGAtgatggagaggaggagagcTGGTATCCTAAATGCATGGAGGAACTGGTGACCGTAGATGAAGTCGGAGGAGAGGATGACTCTATAATTGAACCTGATCTACCTGACCTTCAAGAGGAGGAACGGAGAGTTGAGCCCGGTCAGTCAACGACAGAGAGCCCTAAACCAAATGCAAAGACCCCAACAGGAGGCGAGGACACCGTGGTGGACCCTCCTATCCTTCCACCACTGGATTTGGTCCCAGAAGAGAGCTCTGGAGGTTCTCAGTCCTGCCCCGGAGAGACGCCCCTAAAGTCATCTGCCCCAGAGCAGCCTGTCTCTCAACTCAACCAGTTCCCGTCCCAGGAGTTCAAGAGCGCTTTGGAGGAGTCCTGCACCGCCACTAATATGGATACACAGACCAACACAGCCACACCAGCTGGGCCTCCAAACCACAGCAGCACATGTGAGAGCGGGAAAGTGACAGACACGAGTACTGACGAGAGAAAAGCGGCAGAAATGGACAAGAAAGAACCGTGTCTCAAACAGGACAGTCAAAAGAAAG ATATTCCTGACTCATTACCGACCCCTTCACCTCAGACGACAGACACCTCTGCCGTGTCTCCCTCTCAGGATCAGGAGAAAGCCATCGGCGAACACAGCATACCGTTAG GTGTGGAGTTCATTGTGCCAAGGACAGGATTTTATTGCAACCTGTGTGGCTTGTTTTACACCAGCGAACAAACAGCCAAGACGTCACACTGTCGGAGTACAATTCACTACAGGAACCTACAG aaGTATCTATCGCAGCTGGCAGAGGAAAGTCTCTTGAACTTCCACACAGAGTCGCCAAACACTGATTGA